The following DNA comes from Agelaius phoeniceus isolate bAgePho1 chromosome 7, bAgePho1.hap1, whole genome shotgun sequence.
CTCACTCCTCTATGCAAAGCACTGCAAAAAGCTTCTGTAATCCCCCTAGTGCTTCAAACTCActcaaaataaaactgtttcCTGTATTTTAGTATGGGGAATTGCAGGGAACCTAATGATCTATACAAAATGGTCAGAATGTGTAGGCAATTAGGTTTTTAAATTGAAACTTTCTCTTGTTTTGATATTGGAGAGCCAAGGTTTGGCCTTCACATAAATTAGTTCTTAGCTCAAAGCAAAAACCTTTCAAATGTTATCTGttcatacattttaaaatttattgatAATTTCTTGATTTACTGTGTTTTCCAAGACACACAAAAACAAAGACTTcgtatatacacacacataaaatGTAAAAGCAAGAGTCATGCTGATGATCCACTGAAGGGAGGATAAAATGTTTACAGCTGCCTTGCACCTCCATATTAGAGCAAATATTACATAACAGTCAACAGATGCTTTTAAGTAAATGTTTGCAAGGCATGGAAAAGCCACCAAAGCAAACATTTTTTGAAACACTGTTAATGGACGCCTATGTAATGGGCCTAACTTTCTGGTACATTATGCTTAGTTAATTGAACAATAACATGAATTTCCACACCAGTATTTCCACTGACACTGGACCAACTACAAGGATTAACAAGCAATTTGCTAAGTTCACCAGCAGACACTCTATACAACAGCTGACAGGCATTTTCTCAGGTGTGAACGTTTTCCTAGAGGAACACTGAAAAGATATaccttaattttttaattaggaAGAGAAGAATATTTCAAGAAGCTTGTGCCCTCtcattttttactttctttcttATTCCATGTCCTCAAGCATTCCTCATTGGACTCAGGCTTTTTTAGGGTTGAGCTGACCAATAGAGGTTTAGCAATAGTTAACGTGACCCAGTCTCCTTCTCTTCATTCTGCCACCTTAATCCAATCTTTCCCAGTTAGTACAGTCATTACTCTTTGCTATAAAGTTAACTATGCAAGCACACAAAGCCAACAAAACTAATCTGTGCACTATAACAATAACCAGACCTGCCAGACCTTAATATTTGTTTACATTAGTAATGTAAATTAGTTATGTAATTAGATTTCATTCTGTTTATAAGTGCAACAGTATAAATTATACAAACAATGCATGGAATACAATTCTGGCATGCCTATGAAAAAGTCACATATAAGGAATTTTACTTATTTTAAGTATGAAGAACTACCTTTTAGAAATTAGAAGCAACCTAGAGGGGTAAAATTCCTTCAAGTTCCATGAACTGCAGGCAGAAATGGAACTGAACCCATTAGAGCAACAATCCCCAACCCATTTTTTCAATTCCCTTTCCAATAAGATTCCTGTCTTACTGTCACTCTCTAATCCCTAGCCTGCTCTAACTGTTAAAACTAGCTCTATGCCAACTATAGCCCAGGGAGTCAGAAACCTGCCACAAGAAGTAGCTGAGTCAGTTTATTACTACCAGCTTGTCAATTCTGTGCTCCTTTAGAATGTCCTTATAAGCTtcagcagctctccagccctgagctagacttttcagctgcttcttaACCCAGAACTGCCCAGGACATACTTTCTGTTACCaataaaataaagcagcagATTTTTGTTGGCAACATTCTGCCCTTCAGTTTGACTGCAGGGAACTGTcaccctgtggctgctgctgtacCCCCAGGAACCCTGAGTTTAACCAAGTAGGCTGGGCCTAAAAGGACACCCATGAAGAgctggaaaatgcagaaatagCACAATTAATGGTCTCCAGCCAAGCCCATAGTGTTAAAAATAGGGTAAATCACCATGAAACTTTTTTCCATCCATGACTACTCCATGGCTTGCTAGGACAGACATTTGGAAAGCAACAATTCAGAACAATTGTCTGGGCTAGAGTTACGGTGGGTTGGCTGCCAGCATTTCTGTCTATGGAGCCTCTTTAATCAGACCCAGAAGAGGACTGAAGAAGCATCTGACCTGCACTAGTTTGGGCCATGAAGCCATATTCCTGTTTGCAGCTGGCAAAAACCATCAGTTTGAACTGAAAATTAGGACTTGCCAAAATCACTGTGCTTCCCTGAAACACACACTTGGTAAACTGATGGTGGACAGTAGTGGGAAAGGTTGAAGATAGGTTATAGTACAGTTCATGTCTCTCAAAACCTCTAAATGAATCAGAAAAGAGATAAATTAAGGTATGGATTCTGCCAGTAAATGTCACGTGCATTTAGTCTTTGGTGGGTGAAAGTGTAAAACAAAGAAATAGGACTAATGAGTCTAGAAAAACTTCACTGATGAAGAAAAGATACCTAACATTTTTGAGCCAGCTACTGTGGAGTGAACTCATTATCTGCGTTATGCAGCTGTAGAACCCACCAAAAGATTATGGTTGAGAAAACAGGACTTGTTTAGATTAGTTTAACTTGTATTTACAAAACTCCAGGGACTAGGAAAATTGTGTATTCAGAAAGTTATGAACCCAAATAATAAAAGCTAACATTGTCAGGAGCAACACTGAAACTTTATATTAACAGCATGCACTTGCCTAGGCAAGAAATGTTGCTAAATAAAAAAAGCCATAAGGTACAGGTTCAGAGTGCCCAAATCCATTTGCAGCTAGGTAATCATCCTTGGACCAGCCCAACTTCAGCACATTTAAGTGTGAAGCAGGTAAGAAACAGGGGTTTATTAGCTTTAGGAACAATGCTGAGGAAACTGTGAAATCTGGAGAACAATGTGTCCAAGTTAAACAAGACAGGAATACAGTGGGGTAAAAGGGTTTATACAAGAAATCTGTGTAAGAGTAATGGAACTAATGGTTGGTGGTCCCAGCTCAGACTTTGCTAAGCATTGCACAGGTGGAAGATAGTAATTAGTACTTTTAGACAGCAATCCTCAAAGCAATGCTAAATATACATTGTTCTGGGATTACCTAGATAGCACTAGCATAAACGAAATTAGGAGTAATTAATTAGCTatggtaaaaaaattattaaaagtagCTTTCTTAATAAACTGAAAGCTGCTATCTTGGATCACAAACTAGTGCTTATCAAGAGCTAAAAGGGAATACAAACAACTGGAGAAAAACCAGTCACATTGTCATAAAGAGCAAACTCACTTTGACAGACATTTATGGCAAATGTTTGGCTGGGTACAGGGAGGGCTGCTGTATGGTGGTTTTGTTTGCACCAAAAGGACTGCAATTACCCCTGCAGGTCATTCTCCTGTCAGAACGAGCTTCATCCACATTCTTGAGAGAATTCAAGTCGGTCAAATTAAAAGGCTATCGGGAAACTCACAAAATTTAAGATCAGTTACCGTAAGTGTGTTCCACGAGTAAACCAGACAGGGGGAACAAGCTGTGCCTTCAGAGGAGCGTAAATGAGCCGCGCTGTTTGCTCAGCACCGAGCAGGCTGTTTCccccaccagccctgcaggcagcagactCAGAGAGCGCCTCCCAAGCAGCAATCCCGAGGGGAACGGGCGGCAGCCGGGAGCCGCCCCTCATAGCACCGCCAGCCCGCCCCGCCATGGCGGCCGCGCCCCTCACGCTGGCCGCGCCTCGCGCTCGTCGCCGCAGCAACGGCCggcgggcccggggcggggctCAGCCAATCAGCGGCGCGCTTGCtgcggggcgggcgggagcaGCCGTTGGCGGCGGGAAGCGGCGCGGCGCGGACGCGGTGGGTGCGGGCCGGGGATGGGGCCGGCGGGCGGTGAGGGGCGGTGGGGGGAACCTCCCCTGGCGCGGGAGCTGAGCGTCGGGAGAGTGGCGAGGGAAACGCGGCTCCCAGTGAGCCGATGGTGACAACAAAAACAACTTGCGCGGAGAGGTTTGAACAACAAGGCGGGGCGGTAGAACCAGCCCGGAGCGTTCGCGCTCTGAGTTAGCCGTGCTGCCATTGCCTCCCGCGCCCTGACGCTGCGTCTGTTCCCGTACAGGTCTGGAACAGCGCTATGGGTAATGCACCGGCGGAAGATGAAGTAACACTCTTTGAAAGAGATATGAAAGAGTTTTGGATCCAGTTTAAAATCAGTTATGGCACTGAACAGAACAACCAGACTTCAGCGCTGAGAGATTTGTGCAAGGAGACTTTAGAAGCTCTTACAGGTACAAAGGCTCTATGCTCCTGTTAACTCTGCTTTTTGCAAGTTGTCATCAAACTTTTTCAGATAACTGAAGTAACTTTCCCTTACAGAGAAATGGTCCAAGAAGCTGAAAGAAGAGGACGTGATGATTGACAAAATTCACGAGTATAACAATGGTACGGTTATTTATTGTGTACAACCTTTATAAAATTAACTTAGTATAGCTGAATAGTATGTTTAGCTTCACGTTTGAAAAGGTAAGTAATAACATCAGAATGAAGACAGAATTAAACCCAAACATAATGGGTTGATTACAATATAAATTTACAATGTAAATTTCAAGTCAAAATCAATTTGTTGAAAAACTTCCTTGATAAtgcaaaaatatgttttctgcaTAGAGCATAAGTATTTAAAACAATAGTGTCAGATTTTTTGACTGCAGTAGAAAAAGTAAATCAAATTGCTTAGTAAAGCTAAGTATTGTGAAGTTATTTATGTCTTTTCCATATTAGTAAGAGAATACTGTGAGCTCATCAGTCTAGGGTTaactttgctgaattttgtAAACTTCAGAATATCAGGTAAAAATGATTGCAGCTCTCATATCAGTCAGTGTTTCCATTCTTGGCTTTCTGTCATTACCTGTGGGCAGGAGCCACCATCTTCATGCTTTGAGATGTATGTAGTGCTGGCACCAGAAACAAATTTCATCTCATTTAAGTATCAGAGCAGCTCCATACTTTGTAGCTTCTCTTAGGAATGACTTCTCTCTGCAGCTATGGTAGCATGCATTCCACTGTGTTTTATTAATACAAATAATTTCAAACTACTTAAGTTTTAAATAGCAGGGACATACTTAATCAACTGTGTATGTTCATATTTTCTTGCCTCCTTTCAGAGATTCTCCAGCAGAGCAAATACATAGCAGAAAAGGAAGAGCAGttgacagaaataaaatcaaagctAAATCAAGAacaagagcagcagaagaacTTGACTGACAGCATCCAAGAGCTTAAACAAGAGTTgatgaagaaaatggaaagtaagaaagaaaaggataaTAAGTAAATTTTTGTAACTGAAGGAGGGGTTGTTTTTAACACTCACTCTTTGTGGCTTTTCTGCTGTTCTAGATGGTTTCTATGTGCTTGTTTTGCCTTTGATACTTACAGTGGACTTTTAAATTCTAGTAAAATCTTCTAAAAATAAAGCTGCCAAGGAGAAACTGGAACAAGTGAGCAAGATTAAAACTTTGTTTCAAGAGCATCTTGCATTGGAGATGCGTAGAATTCCAGGTAGGTTTCTGTAGCTTCCATAGTTTCTGTGTGCACTGATACAATGTGGTTCATGTTGGATTGTGCAGTGAAGAGCACATAGCTTACACACTTGATCAGTTGGATTAGCCCAGCTAATACATTTGTCCTTCAAATGGCAAAATATGCTAAAATGCATTTGTCTTGCAAAGAGGCCAGGGTTGCTTAATTTGTCAGTGTTCTAAGAATATTAATTGAAACTAACTTTGTATTGTGATTTTTAATCATCATTGTGACTCTGCAGCAGAAGTTAATGGTGTTAATTACTTCTGTTTGTGTTCATTTTAGATGAGCAATTACAGTTTATATTCAGACACATTGACCACAAAGATCCTGATAAGCCATATGTGTGTACCCTTTCCATAAATGAACAAGGTGACTATGAAGGTATGTGTATTTTGAATACTTAAATTAGAGGACTGAATCTGACACGTCTATTTGAAAAAAGGAGAGGAGTAAAGTGCAATTTAATTGTAATCTTTTATCTTCCAATTGCCAAATGAAAAATCTTGCAATGGTAATATTGTTTCTTTAATTATGTTTGTCTTGTTAACTTACATGAAAATAGGACTGCTTAAATTCGCTGCCCTCCATTTGTGGAGATGCTGTTTACTTTGTATCAAGCAAAGCAAGAGAAGGACCACATACAGAGATGAGGATGCTTCATTTGCAGTTTGTTTCTGCTACAGTTTCTGCCTGTGTATGCTGACAGGCATATTTCAACTTGTTCTAGAAGCCTAGAGGCAAAAAAAGGGTGACTGATATAGATGAAAGAATAAAACTTGAAATCCAGCATTCCCCTTCTGTAAGGGCACAGCCTTTTGGATCTCAAAGCTGGTTTGGCTATATGGATCTTAGTTCATTTATGGAATTTGAGTGCTGGATAGCTTCTAGACAGATGCTACTGGGGCTCTGCCATGCCTCTGGGTATGAACTGAACAGATTTCTGGTTTTACTGATTCAGACCTAAACTGTTGAAGTTAAAAGTCTATCATAAGCTGGGCTACATCAGTTTACAATCTGCTTGTCTGCAGAGCAACAACATGGTTTAGGAATGTGTTTCAGTTTTTGAGTAGGCTATGGATTCCTGGGAATTGCTGTAACAActcaggcaggagcacagcactGAGTGGGAGGTCAGTAAAGCAAAAAACCTGTTAAGTTCTTTGAGGCTTTCTCTTTGCTGAAAGAAAATGAGGCTTCTCCAAAATAATGCAGGTGGAAGTGAAAACATAAAATGACAAGAAACTACATTAGTATTTCATAGGTGCAGGAAAACACTGGTATGGATTTATTCTTTTAATAGTAGTCTAATATTTTGCAAATTTGTGTCATTCTAGTGAATTCCTGTACTCCTCCTCTGGACTGTATTGCAGAGTTACAGCTTAAACTGAGAGAAACTAAcaatttttctgcatttgttGCCAACATCAGAAAAGCTTTCACTGCTTTATCATATAAACAGCATGCATGAAACTGGTTTGTACCTCTCTTTCTGGATGTAGAGCACTCTTACTCCCTTCCTGTTGGTGAAATGGTGTATTTATCAATGTTTGACTCCTAATTTCTAAATAAAGATAATGAAAGCAGTATTTTAATCTACTGTTATCTGGACACATTTTGAATCATTCTTTGAACATTGGTATCACCAACTACTGCCTTAACTGAATGTCTCTGGACATGTAAATTTTGATCCATTACGTGCATTAATGATGCAATGGTTTGTATTTAGCTGCCCCAGGGAGATACACAAACTACAGAAGCTACTTTATTTTGATTATCTTTTCCAAAAGCATTGATGTGTCTTTAAAGTTTTTCCATATTTGAAGTAGGCCTGAAACGTATTAAAAAAAGTGTGCTGAAGCTTAGCACTTACTTCAGTTACTTGTGTCATAGGTCATTGTCTTGATTTTTACCTTAACTTGTACTGTACTGTGTTAGCATTTCTATTCATGCATCTAAAtggttgtttttcttctggTCTGTTAAACTTTGTCATTGGAAATCTTTTGACATGGCAAAGCCTGAAGTATAGTGTATTGAAGTATGAAATATAGTGGTGACAGATAAATCATGTGTGTATTTTTAATCTTATCAAGAAGACTATTACTACCACAATGCTCAGCTTTGattgaaaatattctttttctatCCTGtaaactgttttcatttttacagaaatatttaaaaggaCTGTTAtaacaagaaagaaaatgcttcaTTTGATAATATACcatagttcaaataaagtcttGATGAAGTTCAGTCCTAGAAATTCTAGTGAATCAAAAACTAATATGTACGACCTAGTCATTTAGGCATGTTTAAATGTGGTGATCAGATCAGATCTGATCTGATCAGATATTCTTAGTACAGTTGGGAATATTTCCCAGTCACATGTgaactgtattttaaataatttggtTTGTCTGAACTTAACCATATAGCTTGATGGGTGCACCACAGACTTACATGCTCATCTTCTAGGAGCACAACTtaacaaaaaaagtaaaagagataatcttccatttcttcttctctATAGGGCATAATTTGCTGTTTTCCTAAGTAGTGCATCATTTTCCTTGGTGTGccctattgattttttttcttgtgttacAGCCAGTTATACACAAAGAACAGTAAGAAAGGTAAAGGTGCCAATTGATTACACTGCAATTTTGGAATAGAATAGCAGCAGAGAATTACTAAGCATTACTATAGTGACATCTCAAATAAAACAAATCCTCAGTTTCTGCTTTGTGTCCTCTCTCAGGACAAACCCTGTGTCCTCTCTTAGAATTCTGTAACTGGCAATGGTACAAAAAGATGAGGGATGGGAACCTGACTTTAGGGTCTCATTGTTCATTAGtggatttgctttcttttcaatCAGATTAACAGGATTTAAGTTGCAGGTACTTCTCAGGAAGAATGCTCTGTTTGTGCCATACTGTCTTCTCTACTGTGTcaataaactgcatttattCAGAACCTTGAAATTGTCTAAATTAGTTTTGTCATTGTAATACCGTAACATTGCTGTGAACTCACTTGTGATTTATAACTTTTTAAAAGGCTTGTGGAACTTGACATAACAAAGATATGCATGCATAAATCAGTCCCACAGGCACAGTAAGAGTATGTATTTCAACTGTGTGAATAAGCTATACTAAATGATTGTGGTATTAGTCTTACCTTTTTGAAAGCAATAGTTGCAATTCAGTTATATGAGGCATTACTGTTAGAACGGGATTGTATGCCTGAAGGGTTGGGAGGAATGGCTCTGATTGCCAGACAGTGGCACTCCATTCTTTTTATCCATATTATCCCTAATTACTTTGACAGCTCTGTACACAGAGAACTCTTTAGAGTCTTGAGCTTATTTATAAGTTGTTGTAGCAGAAGCAGAGGCAATGAAGCCTGATTTCCTCCAGATCTGTGGGTTTGTCCTTGAACAGTGCCATTCTCTTCACTGTGATATTCAGCTCTTCTTTACACTCTAAGGATCAGAGCCATAGAACCACTCCTGAGTTATGCCATTTggctcctgctttgctgctgctgaagctgcAGGACACCAGTTGCACCCTGCCTACTCTTTGTCCAGTGCATTGATCTGTGGTTCTCCTCTGTACCTGACTGCTAACTTTAAGTACATTATAAGGACAGAGATAACTGCAACACAATCTTCTTTTCAAATTTGGACTAATTGAGCAACACATTCAAAAGTTGCTGGGGAGACTGACAGAAGCTAAAAATAGTGTTTAGCCATGCAAGCATGTGGTGGTTTTTCATATGACGTTTTTATGGATATACATAAGTAGTTATGCACTGAAATGATTAATTGAAATAAGATACAATTAACTTCAGTGTGATTTTCTCCCTCTTCAGTCACAGCATGTTGAACAATGCAAATTGCTACTAACTCACCTGTTTTGTGACTGATAGATAACTCTC
Coding sequences within:
- the SPC25 gene encoding kinetochore protein Spc25, translated to MGNAPAEDEVTLFERDMKEFWIQFKISYGTEQNNQTSALRDLCKETLEALTEKWSKKLKEEDVMIDKIHEYNNEILQQSKYIAEKEEQLTEIKSKLNQEQEQQKNLTDSIQELKQELMKKMEIKSSKNKAAKEKLEQVSKIKTLFQEHLALEMRRIPDEQLQFIFRHIDHKDPDKPYVCTLSINEQGDYEVNSCTPPLDCIAELQLKLRETNNFSAFVANIRKAFTALSYKQHA